The stretch of DNA TTATTAACTTAAGAGTTCCAAGTCTATGCATGCGTGTATGTGTAGCACTAGAATATGTTGATTGCCAACTTCATAGAGAGCTGTGTCCTACTTCCTGTCTTCTGGCTTTTGTGAAGAAATCTCTTTCTCATAAGTTATAATGGTAATACAATAATCTGTGCTGATAACATAAATTATCTTGACAGTAACCGACAGCAGCAGTATTGCCCGTTCACGGCATAGTTGGATGCTTTCATGACATCAGGGACCAAGAGCACTCAAATTTCCACGTAGGTGGATTATATTTTTATGCCCCGCCCCCCATCCGCCCCGCCCATTTTCTATTTCGTATTTCAAAAAGCTTCAAGAAAAAGTTTGCAGTACACAGACGTGCTGCTACTACCTTGTAGCGTTTGTATGTCATATCTATTTCTTTTCCGATGCATTAATGGCCTTTTGTTGAATGGTTTTTGGTGGATGATTTTACTTTGCTCGTTACCATTACTATTctcttttttttgcttttcttgacatTGGGTCTATCTCCTTCATCTTTGCACCCGACAAGGATGCGGTTGCTGAGAACTAACAATGCAACGCCAAGCCTTGTCGATAGAGACGAGAGCAGTTAATGGAAAAGCTCATGGCGAATCGATCCTTGTTATGATGATATACCAACTGCGTGATGCAGTCAGTACATGTAAAAGGGTTTTGTGATCCTCGGATTCATTTATAGTCAATTCGatagcatattatatatatatatatatatatatatatatatatatatatatataatattaggtGGGTTGGAAAAACACCTGACGTGTTATTAGGTTTTTCCCTAGTGAATCCAGAGAGCGTTGAGTGAAAAGATTTTAGGCTTCGGATTGAGTTAATCCAAGAGAGAGTTATTACTTGTATTTAGTTTTCTCATATAATCAAGAATTAGGCTTTTCTTCCATGGACATATAAAAGAATGTCGTCGAACTATATTAATATTTTGTTAtgctgccaaaaaaaaaaagaagataaatacgATAACATGAATGATGATGATTAAGTTGTTGCAACAACGTTGATTCTCCTTGTAGCAAACTTAGATCAGCAACTTGCTGACAGATTTGAGTCGACGACTCCAAAAGGGGGCTCCTTTCCAACCCATGTCGCCTAAATCAAGCTCATAGAATACCAAAACCATGGCCACCGAGGACAAAGCCATCGGCACAGGACCAAAAAACCACAACAGCATCGGAAGCGTGACCAAAAGCACTCGGTTGCCCACGACAGCCAACACGCACCCTCTCTTCAGCATCTTCTGCGCCTGCTTGTGAAACTCCTCCTCCCCGGCATTGATGAGGAAGTTGGCGTCGATGAGGCACCCGATCGCCAAGGAGTTGGACAAGAAGCTGAACAACAAGAAGAGCAAGGCAGAAGCGTATTTCAGCACCACCGTCGACCCTTCTTGCGAACCGAAGAACTCGTGCCGGCGGAGATGGCTCGAGTTGTAGGCGTTGTTAGCCAGAGCAGCCAAGGAGGTACTGATGGTGACGGCGATCGATGCCGAGAGTATCGCCGACATGAGAGCGTTCCGTAAGCTCTGGACGCCTAGCATGTCTTTCTTCTTGTTGTCCTGCAGCACTTGAGTGAGTCCAAGAGAAATCTGGGATGGTCGAATGAAGAACAAAGTGGTGCACTTGGTTTCTTTTGTTGATCACCTGGATGACGCCTTGCAGCCATGTTTCTCTCTTGCTCATAGTGTACCCGATCGTGGTGGCTGGTTGCTTGGCCTTGGAGCCGAACCAGATGTAGGTGTGATAACCTGCTGTCAGGAGGAGGCTCAAGGGAACTAGAATGAGATCCAACGGATATCTGCACAAATCCATTCTCTGTGTCACTCACAACACACAGCGACAGATATGAACGCTTGtacctatatatatatctatctatctatctatatcacCTATTTGTTTCTCCGTTTCAGGAGCTGAGGCAGCAGGCATTCATTGTTGGAGTTAGGTAGTCTCAGTCCACAGAAAAAGGGTTATCGTAGTGGTGCCACCTTCAGCTCCATAAACTTATAATTTTAGGATCTATCTTGAGAATTCTTAATTCAACGAGGCCGACTTGGTTGGTTCTCTTCATCTCCACAATGTGTCATCCGAGAAGTCAGCTCCACAATGTTATTTTAGAAGACCTTCTTTAAGAATTTAATTAGGCTTATTGTTTCCTTCCGTGTGAAATATGATAAAATCCGTATATCTCTAAACTTTGATAGGAAagtaaaatatgataaaatactTTTTGAGTTCTCTTAAGTTTTTCTGCTATGAATCTAAAGAGGAGAGAGCGTTTAAACATACgagatattttttgaatttctgtGAGAGTGTGTAAAGTAAATTTGTACTTTAATAAATTTGAAACTTAATTAGTATCGACTTTCAATTATGTTGTTGAAGTCTTCTCTATCTCCCTCCCTAACTAACGTAAACTAATTATAAGtttcaaaattattaaaaaatgacaGATAAACATTCCATTAGGTAGGTAATTGAATGACGACAAGAAACTCTAAAATCCATGTCAATGGTCTAATTATCAGTGGCTTAGTTAGGTAGAACGTAGAGTCCCGgaaagaaaatattaaacattggcGTAAGATAGAAAAGAAGCACGGCAAAGTCTGTATACTGCCTTAATGGATCAGAAAAGAAGCCATTAGTCTCATCTTTTATACTTGGCTAAAAGTGACATGCTGAATTCAGCATGATCAGTAAATttaaccatcaactagcaatgtTCCAAAGTGACAAGGATCAGAATGGACATTAGTATATGACCGAGGAAGTGCCATCTTCTTTTAGGAGCGGGCACGCTTATCTCTTCTACAAAGAAAGAATAATAATAGGTTAGACTGGTGGTGTTGCCCTCTGGAAGAAGATTGATGCAACCAGACGCAGTGCAAATATCCAATAGTCTCGTGGATCTTCCTCGACACCTATCGTCACCGTGAGTTGATTTTTAGTAGCGTGGCTCGTTGGACCTCTCGAGACCCAAAATCCTCACTGGATATGGATGTTTTGAATCGTGAAGGAGATTCGACGAGCTGCACTTTACATTCACGAGCACCACTGCTGATAGCAAGAAGAAACTTCGAGATCACATATCGACACTACTGTGTATGCTGTCCGACAATATTCTCAGCGAACCCGACCTTTCTGGCTGGAGACTGAGATGAGAGGGGGCTATTGTTCCCGGCTGATGAACGGAGCAGAATTATCAatgcacacacatatatatacattctgTATAGtacttttgttttgatttatttctataaaatacccCTTAATTTCTGAAAGATAAAATTATACATAACATTAACCCCTTGTTTATTGTTATTTGTCGCTCTTTAGTTACCTCCATCCATCCTTCCTTATTCGTCTCCACCCTCCCTCTCATTTGTGATTGTTGTGTATTCGTTGGCACATCAATGTTCGCAGGCAAGAAATCTAAAATGAATATAAAATTTAGCACTTTAaaagtttaatttttttatttatatttttgactAATTTAAAGTAATCATAGAACCATTATCAaggataattttataaatttttgaaatttttttatagttcgagttatattatttttgaatgagATTACACTGTTTTTGGGTCCTCAAAAAACACTATAActctgattaaaaaaatattgtaattgaaattttttatttgaaaagtTTAAATTTTTAATGAAACCTTGTAAATGCCTAATTGACTATTGTTTTATTTTCGGACTATTAAAGGACATATTCTCTATCAATTGAAACTTAAAAgctgaaatttttattttttatttttaagttttgaccaatttaagctgaaattatgttttttttagcCAAAATTTTTATCAGACTTGGAAATATCACGTGAAGCCCTAAAAGACATATTTTCAGTTAATTTAGCACTTAAAAATGTTAATTTTTTTCGTTGTTTTTGGTCAATTTAAGCtgaaatcataattttttaaccaaaatttttgtgaaacgatgaaaatattttatgaaagccCTAAAGGACCATTAAAggctatttttattattattattattattattttatttttggccaatttaagctaaaattataattttttggcaaatttttttttatgaaaccttgaaaatatctttttttttcttctaattttagaTCATCAAAGGACCAATTTTAAGTTAATTTAGCTCGTAAAAGGCTAAAATTTCCCCTTATTTCCATTTGTGGTAAATATAAAGAACCAATTTGGATCAAAAATCATGTTGAGATGATTTTGTGAAgctttgaattataattttagtTAAACTATTTGTTAATGTCTTACACTACTTTTAGGGTCTCATACAAAAGTGTCCTCCTATTCAAAGAAAATATAACTGAAATTGTTTTTCtccttttaaaattttcattaaatttaTTTTGTAAATTCCTTGGGAAGCCCAAAAtgactagttttttttttcttcttttctggaCAATTAAAAGTActtattttcattttaattttcattttcgtgatccaataataataataataataataataataataataataataataataataataataataataataataaaagaaggcAAAAATTGCAACTGGAATGAACGTGCGTGATTTCGCCAACCACACACAGTACTTACTGTTGTAAAAAAAAACgcatgatttgatttgatttgatttgacccCACAATTTCTTCTCCCTTTTGACTACacccaaaaataaatcattcGTTTCCACTGTTATCTTCTACGGTAGATTATAACGCTCTCTTTAAATCGCGAATATGTTTTTGCGATTGTAACGCTTTCATGTGTCTCCTTCATACCGTCATATATTCTGCCGCCCTCACGCAAGCGAAGAGGAACCCTAGTTAAGCCTTCCGTTTCGCTTCTCACTCCTCATTTCCTCGTCCTACTTTCgccgttcctctctctctctctctctgtctctctcattTTCTCTGTCCAATACTCTCTATAATGCCCTCAATCCCCTGCGGCGCTCTCCAAAGCCTCCTCATGGGCGGCTCCAAGTACATTCCCGTGCGATACTCTGCCTATGCCGCTGCCGTCGCAACTTTCGTTCCTCGTCGCCTTCTCCATTTTCGCGTCCACCTCCGCTCACCTCACTTCCGAGGCCCCGTCTATAACAACCTTCCGTTCTGTCAAATATCTTATCGAGCTTGCAACCGTTCCTCTGTCCCCGTTACGGCTGCGAACGCTGGTTGTCACGTCAAACACTGAATCTTTCTGTAGTTTTAGGGCttcaattttcttgatttcttatgTTTATGGCATACATAAGATGGTTCTATTGCTTTTTAAAGGTTTATTTGTTGCAACAGTTGAAGTCGCACGGCCGGGTGATGAGACCATCATTGCAGAGCGGATTGCATACTTGAAGACAAAGCTGAAGGAAGTAGGAATTGAGTACGCTGCTTGTATACCTGGGAAGAGTCCGGCATTGCTATGCCCAAAGGTTCCTCCTCTACCCCTTTGATATCTGTTCATCCTACCCcctgatttccatgataataaattattccATTGCAACTAGTCATTTTTTGTTGCAATTTTCTTTACTAGCTCAACAATCTTCTTTGCTGCAATTTTGTTTTGCACGTTGGTAGCTTGATGACCACCGATGTGTGTTTTGAAAGTTAAGTGTGGtaacgttggcacaaaaaatccTAGATTAGACAAGCTCATAATTCCTAAAAGCGGTGGCCACGACCAATATTTTAGCATCGATGACATGCAGAAAGTACAGAAGAAGCTAATTGCATTTTAGACTTTTTATCAGGCCACCATCGAGCTTTTTGGCCACAGTTGCTGCCTCTTCACGATGGTCTTATAGTTGTCGGTATAAGACCATATATCTTTAAATGACTGGTCAGTTTAAATTGTATTTACTGGCTCAGCCCCAGTATAACAATTTAATTTAAATCATTCCGGTTTAAAATAAGATAACTTTTAAACTAAGTTTTTTGCTGCTGTACTGATTTGCATCTGCAATCTtactttttttaatcatattgtGGATAGCGAATGGCATCGttttttcaattttgattttttGACATTATGTAACTCCTGAACTATGAAGTTTCATCTTGATATTTTGGTCTCATATTGTATGAAATTATGACACTCAATTCTGTTCTCTATGAGAAATTTTGAGGTGTTTGGATCTTTGATAGTGTGTAACATGActcatataataatataattgtaattTTATGTCGGTAGTCCACTTTCAgttgtaaaattttgaagtaatggCTAAAGTCTCGTCTGCTTGATTGCATATGCATGTGTAGTTGGTGTCCTTGTATGTGTTTGTGCATGCAACTTTATacatgtaaagtatgtttgtgcaGGAAAGCTTCAATGTCTATGCAATTAGAAGTAGATAGGTTATGCATATCAGTATGCCATCCAAATTTATGAGGATTTATTTGTTAACTGTGGTTTAGATAAATACCTGAATGTGCGTGTGTGTTCAAGCATGTTTGTAGATTAAATctctatttttaatattttagtgtaGAGGAGGGAGTTCCACGGTGAAGAGCCTTTTTGTTGTCATCCATGAAGATAGGTGAGTTCTCTTTCTCTGTCCTAATCAGATAATGACCGTCCTTTTATTTGTTTCTTTCGCTCTGCAACATATAGTATCTggctttataatttttttcttgatgatATTTATGTTTCTTCTTGTTCCTCTAGAAATTTGGCAATATGGACATGCTTTAGAGGTGAATGTCGATGGAAAGGTGAAGTACAGGTATTGTCATTCTAGAGAAATACATTTATGGCAGCAGTCACCAGGCATTGGAATTGCAAGTTTACCTGTATGTTGCTGTCAATCACTATTCTCTCGTAGGCTTGTGAAGATGTCAAGGCAGGCTTGACTGAAAAAGATGAAGATATGAATGCTAAGCAGCATACAGTAACTACAGAAAAGCGTCTTCAGCTAGAGCCATTAGGTGAAGAGGTAGTTAATACTTAATAAtaatgcatatattttaaaattttatcgttATTGGTTGTCTTAATTATGTGTCTTCTTTCATTTAATATTTTACATTTTACTGTACTTCCTCTTTCAGACTATGCAATCTGGTTTCAAGTTCTTCAGTAAATTCTCATATGATGTTGTGAATTTTGTTCTCCATGTTCATTCTCGCAGATGGACTTGATAGAATTTCATTGCTCTCTTATCAATAATGGTTTCGTGAAAATTAGCCAAAGGAATGACATAAAGGACAATTGCTTTAGATCTATGGCAGCAAAATCCTTGCCATCCTTTTTACAATGATGTGGCGTTTGAGTCATCTTTTCATGTTAGTGCCAAAACAGGTTCCTAAATGTTGTAATGCCAGCTAAGGAGTTGAATGTAGGCAATTACAGTCGCTAATTTTTTTGGCTTTCACCACTTTGTTTGTTTTAGTATCTTTTACAGTAATGCAATTTGGCTACAGAGATCCTGATGTGATATATTAGTCTATACTGTCATTAACTGTATATCATCATGGATGGACAGATGATGTGACTCATAAAATTACATCCTCCTGCATTTACTTTTCAGGTTATTGCATACTTCGCAGATAGAATGATATCGGCAGAAACTCTTCGACGAAATGCTATCAAGCAGCTTAAATGTGGAAAAAAGGTTTAActttctgaatttttttttctccacGTGACAGGGTTTTATGTTTTCATGACATGATTGTGGTACTCGTTGCAGATTGCTATCGCTTTTCCTTACAGACGAAATGGAACACTTGTAGGCTGCAAATACCGTTATTTCTGCAAAAAGTTTTGGCAGGTTTATGCAATGTCCTATTCATTTATTAATAGATATAGTctttagatatttttatttttgatcaaATACATATATGtttgagaatatatttatattatgtgaACTTGCCTTTTTCCCATCTAATAGGAACCAGACAAGGAACGGATTTTTTACGGACTTGACGATATAAACCAATCTAGTGACGTCATAATTGTAATTTGTCTAACTGTGATCCATTTACTATATTCCTGATAGTTTATctgatttttttctattttccttcTGTGTCAtttcttcctttttccttttctgtTAATACAGGTTGAGGGTGAAATAGATAAACTCTCCATGGAGGAGGCTGGTTACCGTAATTGTGTTAGTGTACCTGATGGTGCACCTGCACAAGTTTCCAAAGGACCACTTGCGGCAGCGGAGGAGGTCTTAACCAGACTTGAAATTTGAAATGATCCTTTTTAGGTTTTaaaattctttgattcttatattaatTTTTCATGGTCTTATTCTTCTGAGGGTTGAATTTTTGTGCCTCTTTTACTTCTTTTATAAGTCTGAAATATACAACATCCAGTTGTTATATGTTTATCTTTtaagggggtggggtggggtagcATAAAAACAAGGTTGGGTATACCAATCTTTCTCCATTGCCATGATACAAATCTGAAGTTTTTTATATTAGGTTTTCTAGAAGGGTATTACATTTCATCTTTTGTAAAGAACATATAAGCCATGGTTTGCAAGTGATATTTTTTTGTTCCAAAGCATATATGCACTCTTTTTTGAGACACACAAACTCAACTTACATGTTGGTGCCCTATATCTAATAGTCTAACATGTCTGCAATATCATTCCTGGTCACCAACTGTGGTTTAGGTGAATCTAGCTGTTTTGGATTTAAGTTCCTGAAATGGCATTATGCTGTGGTTTAGCTACTTTTTAATTCTTTAAGCATGAACCTAACAAAAAAAGGCGAAGTCAAGCAGTTGCATTAAGTGAAAAGGGTAAAAACTAAGGTTTTACGTACCTCACATTCTGCTTATGCCATTTATTCATGTGATATCTGTTGAACTCACAGTTGCCCATGCACATGATTAGTTTTACATGTGGGTTGGCATGCCATGCCATGTTTCAAGAATTAGTGCATTTTTCAGGAATTATCGTCCTTAAGCAATAGATAGTTATGATTGACAGTTGACTAGTTAGTGCACTATTTTGGTTATTTTTTACTGTTACAAGATAAAGTTAAGAAGGCTTGCATTGTCCTTAATGTTCTGCAAACCTGATCTTTTAGATTTTTGGTGACTATCTCAGGCATTGATTGTTGAGGTTTTGCAGATGTAAGCATGTAATGAGAAATTAGGTTTTGCTAGATAATTAAGAGTGATATATATAATCACATTATGTAAGACAATAATCATTATACCTTTTCAAATTGTTGTGTTGGGATTCTAACAAGCTGCAATGTTCTTTTTAAATCTAGGACACAAAGTTTCAGTATTtgtggaactgcaaagagtacctagaAAAGGCAAGTTGTTTAATGTTTGTAAGCAAGTTAATCCACATATCTTGCAGCAATTGACCTGTAGAGTACTAAATTTCTTagctgatttgcaatgatatattgtGGATAAATCCATCAGGCATCTCGGATAATTTTAGCAACAGATGCAGACGGTCCTGGACAAGCTTTAGCTGAAGAGCTAGCACGTCGCCTCGGTAAAGAGAGGTTTGGTTTCTCATTATCATGCTTTATGTGTGCATGTTGATTTGTGCTTGTTCTCCTGTTTGTGTGTATGATTGATGATTATCTATTTGTGTCTACTACGGGTAATGATTAAGTCAGcttataaacaagaaagttgcTTTATACCTCTTCAACATTTGGGCAAACACAGGTGTTTGAGGGTCAAATGGCCGGAGAAAAGTGCTAATGAAGTTTGCAAAGATGCTAATGAGGTTTGTTTTGCCTGTTTGAACTGTTGTTTTTCTTCTATACTGACTACTTTCTTCTTTATGTTGTTATTGCTATCTGCAATTTTGTTATGGTAGGGACGTAAGGTCATGTGTTCATTGTAGTTGTTACTTACCATATACAAGACGTGATACAACATACAAAAGTTAGTTTTAACACAATACTGTGTTCCTTTTGGTAAAAATTGAACCCTCAATTTCATCATAATCATTCAAGGAGGCTATAATTTAATGATCAGTAGTTAAACATGATTTGAAAATTCTACAAACAAAAAGTTTTTTCTGAAACATATGCATCATATGAAGGAAAAGATAAGCAGTTTTAATGGCATATAATATATCTTGCTTTGGTGAACTATACAAAAGTGTTAAGCAAGTTGATTTTTCTGTATTAATTTAACACTATTTAGATTAATGTCAACCATTTCAATCATATTAAATTAGTCCAAATCATACTGTGATACACGAATGTTGCACTGTTTAGTTTCATGAACTTACAAAGATACATATCTAAACCAAATAAATCATGGTTTCTAAATTTTCGAATTCTGTAGACTATGCTTAAAGGAACTGACATATGATTTAAAGACACCATGATTGATTTTTGGGTGATAGGATTGAGGTCTCAATTCAAGCTCAACTATCTATATGTACAAATACATGTTTCTATGCATAAATGCATTCCCAGTGCGCATGTGTATTGATTGTATGAACCAATGCTTCACATCTTGGTCCGGTGCTCGGTCCTTTGGTAGACCAAGATAGTTGGTATATCATCTGTTGGTATGATCCAATGTTTGACATTTCGCTCGGACCCGTACAAAACGGGCGGTATGTAATGGTTTGGGTGTGGACCCGTACATAGACCGCCCTCGTTTAGGGTGGTTCGGTCGGAAccactaaaagaaaaaaattaataaacatGCTTTTGGGTCTATGTTTGCAAGCCCTCCTCAGATGAACGTGAGCCATTTCGCCTCGTGTTTCTGCCCATTATCGGTCGTCGTCCGTCATGCGCCACTGATGAGTATGctttttcttcccttctcttcccccTTTACACtctctcctttctcttcctccattgtgccctctccttcttcttcttcctccaccacgTCCTCTCATTCTTCCTCTTTGTTTTCCTCATTCCTCTTCTTCCtacttcttccttactcttcctcctctttctcccttgtgcctttctcttctctttcttcttcgtcTTTGAAACACCCGTACACACcgatgtaccatgtgtcggtgcATCTGTATGTACTGGTCTAGCCAGAGATTGATATGGGTCTAGTATGCAAAATGACAATCCTTGATAAAGAGGGGagaattaagagagagagagagagagagagagagagagagagatgtgtaaCAACTatcataaataaaagaaaaggaatCCTAGTTTCTTGGTTGGCTGTTGGATGATAAATAGCAGCAGTATTTTAAACCTTGGTATGAATGCATGTGCATCCATGTGCAAATGAATATATGGACAAAGATATACCTGACTTTACACATGAAAATGAATGTATTGATAGAGATATACACTTTACACACCTATATGGATGTATGCATGTTTGTAACACTTTGATGGTTATACACATCTCTTGTTATATGCATGTATCCAATATCCTTGGAAACAAAATTTAATGGCCATCTTTGTTTGTTGCAAGGTCCATCGTACCGTGGTATACCGCCCGGTACAGGTGATATGTACCGATCCGATAGAGGATTGATATAGGTGGTACATCAGTATGCTCTCATGTACcgtgcagtgatttaaaaaggcgctcgggcgctcgcctaggcactcgggcgaggcgaggcgaggcgaggcccgagcgcctcgctaatctcccaggcggcgcgcttcaaacaagtgccgcctgggcgctcgcccgagcccaggcgctgggtgcttcgggcgagcgcctgggttaaccaaggcgacggaaccaggattttaggtttggttcggtctctgatggttagttggttcaatcgaaccaactaaaatcgatataagtgagaacccaaccctaaccctcgccgctgccgctgtcgcgcctgatcccgatcccgatctcgctgctcgtcgttgtcgctgctcgcaaacgttgcctctgtcgtcgctcgcgcctcccgctgcacgccactcctgctcccgctaccgctgcttgccgctgtcgctgctcacaaacgctgcctctgtcgccgctcgcgcctcccgctgctcgccgctcctgctcccgatgccactgctcgccgctgtcgctgctcacaaacACTGCCTCTGTcaaacgctgccgttgtcgctgctcgcacctccagctgctcgtcgctcccgctcccgctcccgctcccgctcccgctcccgctcccgctcccgctcctgctgccgctgtcgccgctcgcgcctcccgctgctcgccgctatcgctgtcgtcgttgcctccttacactccgctgccgctgtcgcttcctctttactcagtcagcaggctcagcacccccttacacttccttcttctccttctgttaatagtatacagtatactgttaacagtatactgtatattgttaacagtatactgtatactgttaatattgttaggtttatttaaaattattaattttcaatactgttaatagattttcttaatttaataacatattttaatttaaaattttaaataattatatttattaattatattatatatttttatattttagcgtctcgcttagctcgggcgtttttggaccttagcgcctaacgctttttaaatcactgataccgTGTGTCGATACACTTGGTACAGCTCGGTACGTACCATATCGATATCTGATTGGTATATCGGTATGGGCCAGTAAGGCAAACCATGGTTTGTTGCTTTTTATCATGCTTGCTTAGTCATTTTAGCTTGACCTAATACAATGTATTTTTATATATGCACTTTGAGATGCTTATATCAAGATTActagtttttattttctttttacattatTTAAGATATCAAAGCTGGTTACTTCAAATTTGCAGCATCCATTTTATTTTCAGTAAGGCATTTGTATTTCATGGCACTTTAGGCATCCTATATCCTACTGAAGAAGAGTTTTGATCGATTCATCCATTGATTCATTGTTCATTTGAAGTGGGAAGGACTAGGGGTGGGATGCATTGTGTATGCATGCATTTGAATGCATATCCATGTGTTTGGATAACTGTTGTCTGATCCAAAGGGCCCTCTGTGGCCACTTCTATTTTGTGGAATGTGTTCACTTAAAAAACATCATGAGTAATAATAAATTTTTTCTGTATAAGCAAGTAAAAACTTGAATTTGACGTTTTCTCACTTTGTTGTC from Musa acuminata AAA Group cultivar baxijiao chromosome BXJ2-11, Cavendish_Baxijiao_AAA, whole genome shotgun sequence encodes:
- the LOC135626308 gene encoding uncharacterized protein LOC135626308; the protein is MDLCRYPLDLILVPLSLLLTAGYHTYIWFGSKAKQPATTIGYTMSKRETWLQGVIQDNKKKDMLGVQSLRNALMSAILSASIAVTISTSLAALANNAYNSSHLRRHEFFGSQEGSTVVLKYASALLFLLFSFLSNSLAIGCLIDANFLINAGEEEFHKQAQKMLKRGCVLAVVGNRVLLVTLPMLLWFFGPVPMALSSVAMVLVFYELDLGDMGWKGAPFWSRRLKSVSKLLI
- the LOC135626310 gene encoding twinkle homolog protein, chloroplastic/mitochondrial-like, with translation MPSIPCGALQSLLMGGSKYIPVRYSAYAAAVATFVPRRLLHFRVHLRSPHFRGPVYNNLPFCQISYRACNRSSVPVTAANAVEVARPGDETIIAERIAYLKTKLKEVGIEYAACIPGKSPALLCPKCRGGSSTVKSLFVVIHEDRNLAIWTCFRGECRWKGEVQACEDVKAGLTEKDEDMNAKQHTVTTEKRLQLEPLGEEVIAYFADRMISAETLRRNAIKQLKCGKKIAIAFPYRRNGTLVGCKYRYFCKKFWQEPDKERIFYGLDDINQSSDVIIVEGEIDKLSMEEAGYRNCVSVPDGAPAQVSKGPLAAAEEDTKFQYLWNCKEYLEKASRIILATDADGPGQALAEELARRLGKERCLRVKWPEKSANEVCKDANEVLIHYGPDALKKVVENSELYPIRGLFQFSDFFHEVDAYYHQTHGFELGVSTGWKALDELYNVMPGELTVITGVPNSGKSEWIDALLCNINANHEWKFALCSMENKVREHARKLLEKHIRKPFFDASYGGSTERMTVQELEQGKKWLNDTFHLIRCEDDCLPSIKWVLRLAKAAVLRYGVRGLVIDPYNELDHQRSPNQTETEYVSQMLSMIKRFAQHYSCHVWFVAHPRQLQHWTGGPPNMYDISGSAHFINKCDNGIVIHRNRDAKVGPLDGVQVCVRKVRNKVVGTIGDAFLSYNRITGEFEDIDVRAISTSITRGG